The genomic interval TTAGTGCAGGCTTCGTCGGTGAACCAGCCGCGAAATGAGTGATACTCTTTTGTCGGAGCGGCAGGTTCGGTAATCTTCTCAAAACTCAATATGTCTATGAGCGGGGCTACCGCTGAGCCTCCTTGTGAGTCAAACGTTATAGTGTTCTTTCGACGCTGAGGTGAATATTCATAAATGCCGTAATTTCCCTTGTTCAAGCCTTTAATATCGTCTTCGCTGTCGAATAAGTTACGACTTATTTCAACAAATCCACACAGGTTAGTCTTTGACAAGTCAAGTATAGTTAATTGGTTTTTGTCGCACCTCAAGCTTTCCAAAACTGTATTGTTTGACAGGTTAAGTTCAGTCAATTGGTTGTCTCTGCAACATAAATTTATAAGGTTAATATTATTTTGAACATCAAGTGTTGTTAATTTGTTGTGAGAACAATCAAAATGGAGTAGTTTTATGTTTTTTGATATGTCAATGACAAGAAGTTTGTTAATTTGGCAATCAAAATGCGTTAACTCGGTATTTTTCGATACATCAAGTGTAGTCAATTCGTTGATATAGCATTCTAAAGCAAACAGATCTGTATTATTTGATACATCAAGCGTCATCAATTGATTTCTGTTGCAATTCAATATTTGAAGTTTAGTATTCTTTGACACGTCAAGTTCGGTTAATTGGTTGTCTAAACACCAAAAATGCAACAGCTCGGTATTCATAGATAAATCAAGTGATGTTAATTGATTGTTAGAACAATCCATCCACCACAGATTGGTATTCTTTAGCAGATCAATTTTAGTTAATTGATTTCTGTTGCAATTCAATATTTGAAGTTTAGTATTCTTTGACACGTCAAGTTCGGTTAATTGATTTAAGTAGCAATCCAAACTCGTCAATCCTGTAAAATATTCTATTCCGGCAATACTTGTTATGTTTTTATTACTCACATCAAAATATGTAATACCGCTTACATCACTGTCGAGTATTGCAGTCGGTGAGGTTTTCCCGATCAACTTATACACCTCTGCTTTAAAATTCGGGCATGTAAACTTGGCGGTAATGTCTGTCGCCGCCGATACCATTTGTGCGACAATCATCAATGCCGCCGCTACTTTTAGAAATCCGTTTTTGTTTTGCATAAAAACTCCTTGTTTAATTCTTCT from Chitinispirillales bacterium carries:
- a CDS encoding InlB B-repeat-containing protein, producing the protein MQNKNGFLKVAAALMIVAQMVSAATDITAKFTCPNFKAEVYKLIGKTSPTAILDSDVSGITYFDVSNKNITSIAGIEYFTGLTSLDCYLNQLTELDVSKNTKLQILNCNRNQLTKIDLLKNTNLWWMDCSNNQLTSLDLSMNTELLHFWCLDNQLTELDVSKNTKLQILNCNRNQLMTLDVSNNTDLFALECYINELTTLDVSKNTELTHFDCQINKLLVIDISKNIKLLHFDCSHNKLTTLDVQNNINLINLCCRDNQLTELNLSNNTVLESLRCDKNQLTILDLSKTNLCGFVEISRNLFDSEDDIKGLNKGNYGIYEYSPQRRKNTITFDSQGGSAVAPLIDILSFEKITEPAAPTKEYHSFRGWFTDEACT